GAAATTTAGACAGAGGATATATAGAAGGTGACTGTTATCGTGGAGGGTAAAAAATATGGGGCACTTTTCCAGGACTGCAGGGCAGTCTCAGAGGTAATAGGGCAGGTGCTTATGGTAGCTGTAGTTGTTCTGGCGTTTTCTTCAATTGCTATTACAGTGTTTTCGGTTGGAGGAGCAGTGAATCCTCCTCATGTTCCGCGTACCGACCTGCAGGAAAGCGTGAATTTCAAAGACAATACGGTACAGGTATTCCACAGCGGAGGAGAGGCTATTGACCTCAAGGATATTAGGATAATACTCA
This window of the Methanosarcina mazei S-6 genome carries:
- a CDS encoding type IV pilin N-terminal domain-containing protein is translated as MTVIVEGKKYGALFQDCRAVSEVIGQVLMVAVVVLAFSSIAITVFSVGGAVNPPHVPRTDLQESVNFKDNTVQVFHSGGEAIDLKDIRIILSADGQHKEFDISDTKNVTVFDPAGNETYSDGVFMLGDCIVINPGNVNVTGGNATLYFIHTASSQVIKKAML